CTACGCCACGGTCCAGGACGGGCGCGTCGCTAAACCCGATGGCCTCACGGCGGTCCACCATCGCAAAGTGGGGAATCACTACTAAAATCACCACCGGCAGGGACATTTGCGGTTTAATCAGAGGGTGATCCTAATGGAGAGGCACCCATGAAACCCCTGTCCTTTGCTGGTTGTTTTGCCCTGGGAAGTCTGCTTGTCCTGGCCCAGCAGTCCAGCCCGGACATCCTGGCGGACCTGAACAACGCCTGGAATAACTTTATTGAGTCGGGGCAATGGGTGGCCCTGTTGGTGGGGCTGGTGCTGGGGTATTTGCTCCGCATGTTCACCAGTTACTGACCACCGCCAACTGCGGCCCAGCCACGCCAACCAGCTGACCCCCGAGCTGCTGCACCAGCGTCAGATATTCAACGATTTCCGCCGTGATCATTTCCCCCGGCAGCAGGACCGGGATACCAGGCGGATAGGGGCTGACCACCTGGGCGCTGACCTGACCCACGGCCTCGGTCCAAGGCACCAGCGTTTGAGGGGCAAAAAAGGCCTCCCGGGGCGAGATAACGGCCGATGCCGGCGGGGGTAGGGGCACAGGGGGCAAGGGCGTCGGCCCGGGGGGAACCTGCGCCAGAGCAGCCAGGGCATTCAACAGGGCTTGCCCATCCCCATCGTCATGCCAGGGGGTCAAGAGAAACGTCACATCGCCGTAGTCGGGGTACTCGGCAATGATCTGGTATTGCTGATACAACCGCTCATCGAGGGCAAAGCCGGTCCAGCCCAAGCGCCGCGTTTGGATGACTAAACGGGTGGGGTCCTGGGCGGCAAAACCGGGACGGTGGGGATCAATGGCCAGCACCCCATAGCCGGGTAAGCGGTGTATTTGTTGGGTTAAACGCTCCAGGCGTTCCAGAAGTGCGCCGTAGAGTTGCTCCCCCTGGGCGGCCATCTGCTCGGCAGTTGCCACCAAAGACGCCAACAGCAGGTAACTGGGGCTGGTGGTCTGGATCAGGTTTAAGCACTGCTGCACGCGCCGGAGAGACACTCGCCCACCCTGGAGATGCAACAGGGCCGATTGGGTCAACGATGTCAGCACCTTGTGGGTGGAATGGATGACCATATCTGCGCCCAGTTGCAATGCCGAGGCTGGCAGTTGGGGATGAAAGGGAAAATGGGCACCGTGGGCCTCATCCACGATCACCGGAATCCCGTAGTGATGGGCCATGGCCACACATTCCCCTACCGGGCCACATACCCCCTTATAACTCGGGGAACTCAACACCACCGCCGTCACCTGCTCCGGTCCTACCTGCTGTAAAGTGGCTGCCAATTGCGCCGGTGTAATACCCCCCCAGACCTGGCGGTTCTCATCCCAAGTCGGCAGCAGCCAGACCGGCTCTGCACCCGTCAGGATCAATCCATGGATCACCGACTGATGCACCTGGCGGGGCAGAATCACTTTTCCCCCCGGACGATAGACGGCCAGCAGTGCCGCCAACACCCCCGCTGTGGCCCCATTCACCAGAAACCAGCTGTACTCCGCCCCAAAGATAGATGCCACCTGGGCTTGCGCCTCCCGTAGGAGACCTTCCGGTTGCGCCAGGTTGTCCAAACCGGGAATTTCGCTCAAATCTGCCTGGAATAGGGCGTCGCCCCACCACCGGCGTAGAACTTCTGGCGCCCCCCGGCCCCGGTGATGCCCTGGTGTGTGAAAACCCCGGTATCCTTGAGCCAGCCGTTGCAGGTGTTGCACCAGTGTGGGAACCATGGCCCCCAAACCGCTATCTTGACATTCAGTAGGTATTTTCCATTTATGAGGCGATTCTGGGGCTGGTCGGTACTAGGGGCTGTGCTTTTGACCTGCAGCGGGGGACAGGTGCGCGCCGCTGAAACCCTGGTGCTGACCTATGGCTCTCTAGAATTTGCCGTTCCAGTAGCCGACCTGGAAACCTATATCCAAACGGGACAGGTACCGGCCCAGTTTCAACCCCTGGTCACCCAAATCTCTGCCGACGAGCTGGCCCGCCTGAGCCACACCCTGCAACAACCAGTGCCCGTGCCCCCGGAGACCATCGAGCGGGTGTTTGGGACGTCCACTGGGCGCGTGTTACTCCACCGGCTGGGTCTGTTTATCCAGACGGAACGGGGGGAAAACGGCGCCCATGCCCTGAAAACGGCCCTGCTGCGGGCAGCCCAACAACCCGGCGGGGTCACCTTTCTCCAGGTCATTCGAGCGTTTCCCAGCAGGACCATTCGGCTCAACCTGGTGCGGGGGTTGACGGTCATAGCTGCGGTCAATCGCTATATTGATCAGGTCAACAACGCCCTGGCCGTCCTCAACCGGGAATTTCTCCAGCAGGCTCGCCGCCAGACCCTGCCGCCTTCTCTGCCAGCGGTCACCCAGCGGGGTCCCGTGCCCTGGCAGGTGCAGGAACTGACCCTGACCGACCCCCAACGCCAACGCTCCTTGCCCGTGACCCTCTATCAACCAACCTCGCCCAACGCGCCCACCGTTGTTATCTCCCATGGCCTGGGGGACAGTCGCCAGAGTTTTGCCTATTTGGCCGAACATCTGGCGTCCCACGGTTTTGCCGTCGTTTTGCCGGAGCACCCAGGGAGTGATGCCCGCCGCTTGCAACAGGTATTAGCCGGGGAAGCGGACGAATACATCCTGCCCCAGGAGCTGGTGGACCGGCCCCTGGATATTCGCTTGGTGCTGGACGCCCTCAAGCGCGATCGGGCACTGGTGGTTGGCCATTCCTACGGCGGTTACACAGCCCTGGCGGTGGGGGGCGCCCGGCTGAATTTGGCCCATCTATCCCAGGTGTGCGCCCAGGTGGAACAGGGGGTGGCGCTGAATCTTTCTTTGCTGTTGCAATGTCCCGGTCGGCAGTTGACCCATCCCCCGGTGCAGTTTCGGGATGAACGGGTGGTGGCGGTGGTGGCCCTGAATCCAGTAGGGAGCGCCCTATTTGGTCCAACGGGGTTGGCCCAGGTGAGAGTCCCCACGTTGTTTATGGGTTCCACCCAGGATGTGGCCGCGCCGGTGCTGGATGAACAAATCCTGCCGCTGACCTGGCTGGGGAGTCCGCAGCGGTATTTGGCGCTCATCGAGGGGGCCAGTCATTTTTCCGTGCTGGCGCCGGGAGCCACTGGGATTCCCCTACCGCCGGAGGTGGTGGGTCCAGCGCCGGAGGTGGCCCAGTTGTACGTCAAGGCCCTGACCCTGGCGTTTGCCCAGGTGCATCTGGCCCAACGACGGGAATACGCCCCCCTACTGACGGCTGCCTATGCCCGCCGCTTGAGTCGCGGCCCGCTGCCGTTGCTGCTGGTGAGTAACCCACCCCTAGCCCCCCTCCAACAGGCCCTGACCCCCTGAAAAAGTACACTGGAGTTATGCAAGCAGAGTTGACGTCCCAAGACTTTCAGCAGCAGATGCTGGCGGAACTGCGCGGCATCAACGGGCGGCTGGACCGGTTGGAAAACCGCATGGATAAGCTGGAGATTGAACCCAACGCCTGCCTAGACGGCATGGTGCCCATGGCCACCACAATCGTCATTACAGCGGGTGCGGCTGTTTTGTTTGCCCCCTCATCAAGGAATTGGCGCCGGCCATTGCCAGTTTCCTCAAGAGCACCTAAGGCCTATGGACAACCCGACAACGTTCTGGCTCAACGGTGAAGCCTATCCCTGTCGTCCCCAACTTTCCCTGGCGCAGGTCCTCCAGGAGCGGGGCTGGCACCACAAACCCGTGGTGATCGAGTACAACGGTGAGATTCTGCACCGGCCTTTTTGGACAGAGACCCTGATCCAGCCCGGGGACCGCATTGAGGTGGTGACCATCGTGGGCGGGGGATGACCCGGATTCTCGGGTTTGACCCGGGGCTGGCAACCCTGGGCTACGGGGTCATCGACATCGAACAGCGGCGGCCTGTGGTGCGGGATTTCGGCGTTATCGTCACCGCGCCGGATTTGTCCTTGGGCCAACGGCTATGCGTGCTGTATCAGGACCTGCACACCCTACTGGACCAATGGCAACCGGACCAGGCAGCAGCAGAAAAATTGTTTTTCTACCGCATGGCCAATACGATTGCCGTGGCCCAGGCGCGGGGGGTGTTGGTGCTGGTGCTAGCCCAACGGGGATTGACCCTACAGGAATTTGCCCCGCCCCAGGTGAAACAGGCCCTCACCGGTTACGGCAAGGCGGCCAAACACCTGGTGCAGCAGGCTGTACAACAGGAACTACAACTGCCCACCCTCCCCCAACCCGACGACGCCGCCGATGCCCTGGCTGTGGCCCTGACCGCCAGCCGTTACCTGGGCTAAAATGGGGGGCAAGTCCCTAGAACTCACCCCCTTGGCCGCTCTAGGCTCTACTTCGTCCACACCGTGCCGTTGGACCAGCGGATGCAGGTGGGACTCACCAAGGTGCCTGTGAAGGTGGCGTCATCCGGGAAGGTCACCTGGGCTTGGCTGGGGCTTATCAACCGGCCCGTGGCCGTGGGACGCCTGTAGGCCGCCATATTGACCCTGAGACTGCGTCCGGTTTGTTCCACGATGGGT
This DNA window, taken from Gloeomargarita sp. SRBZ-1_bins_9, encodes the following:
- a CDS encoding aminotransferase class I/II-fold pyridoxal phosphate-dependent enzyme; amino-acid sequence: MVPTLVQHLQRLAQGYRGFHTPGHHRGRGAPEVLRRWWGDALFQADLSEIPGLDNLAQPEGLLREAQAQVASIFGAEYSWFLVNGATAGVLAALLAVYRPGGKVILPRQVHQSVIHGLILTGAEPVWLLPTWDENRQVWGGITPAQLAATLQQVGPEQVTAVVLSSPSYKGVCGPVGECVAMAHHYGIPVIVDEAHGAHFPFHPQLPASALQLGADMVIHSTHKVLTSLTQSALLHLQGGRVSLRRVQQCLNLIQTTSPSYLLLASLVATAEQMAAQGEQLYGALLERLERLTQQIHRLPGYGVLAIDPHRPGFAAQDPTRLVIQTRRLGWTGFALDERLYQQYQIIAEYPDYGDVTFLLTPWHDDGDGQALLNALAALAQVPPGPTPLPPVPLPPPASAVISPREAFFAPQTLVPWTEAVGQVSAQVVSPYPPGIPVLLPGEMITAEIVEYLTLVQQLGGQLVGVAGPQLAVVSNW
- a CDS encoding alpha/beta hydrolase, translated to MRRFWGWSVLGAVLLTCSGGQVRAAETLVLTYGSLEFAVPVADLETYIQTGQVPAQFQPLVTQISADELARLSHTLQQPVPVPPETIERVFGTSTGRVLLHRLGLFIQTERGENGAHALKTALLRAAQQPGGVTFLQVIRAFPSRTIRLNLVRGLTVIAAVNRYIDQVNNALAVLNREFLQQARRQTLPPSLPAVTQRGPVPWQVQELTLTDPQRQRSLPVTLYQPTSPNAPTVVISHGLGDSRQSFAYLAEHLASHGFAVVLPEHPGSDARRLQQVLAGEADEYILPQELVDRPLDIRLVLDALKRDRALVVGHSYGGYTALAVGGARLNLAHLSQVCAQVEQGVALNLSLLLQCPGRQLTHPPVQFRDERVVAVVALNPVGSALFGPTGLAQVRVPTLFMGSTQDVAAPVLDEQILPLTWLGSPQRYLALIEGASHFSVLAPGATGIPLPPEVVGPAPEVAQLYVKALTLAFAQVHLAQRREYAPLLTAAYARRLSRGPLPLLLVSNPPLAPLQQALTP
- the thiS gene encoding sulfur carrier protein ThiS translates to MDNPTTFWLNGEAYPCRPQLSLAQVLQERGWHHKPVVIEYNGEILHRPFWTETLIQPGDRIEVVTIVGGG
- the ruvC gene encoding crossover junction endodeoxyribonuclease RuvC, with the translated sequence MTRILGFDPGLATLGYGVIDIEQRRPVVRDFGVIVTAPDLSLGQRLCVLYQDLHTLLDQWQPDQAAAEKLFFYRMANTIAVAQARGVLVLVLAQRGLTLQEFAPPQVKQALTGYGKAAKHLVQQAVQQELQLPTLPQPDDAADALAVALTASRYLG